The sequence CTGTTGCGAGCAATCGGATGCACCCAGAGCTCCTCCAGATGATGCCGCGCGGCCTCAGCCTCGGGCTGGCGCAGCACATCCAGTAGCGTCACCGGGTCCAGATCGCTAAATAGCCAGGCGGTTGCCCCGGCAGGCACAAGTTGCAAACCCGCGAGCACCGCCTGTGTTTCGGCCTGCAGCGAGGTCCCCCCTGGCCCAGCGCCGCTGATCTGCCGGACCTGTCGGGTGATGGGCTGCACCGCGCGCGCCGCCCATCCAGAGAACGTCTGCCGCCTTTCGTGTCGACTGCTGCCATCGGTGTACACGTGCCACACCGCGGGGCTGTTGACACGCGGTCCGGCATCCTGTGGTTCACGGCGCCGGGCGATGTCAGGCTCCCTGGCCCTGCATCTGTTCCAGGCCCCCGTCAATCGTAAAGGTCGTGCCATGCACATAATCCGCGTCACTGGAGGCCAGATAGACAGCCAGACGCCCCACTTCCCAGGGGAGGCCCGCTCGGCGCAGGGGGATGTGCTGCACCTGCGCCTGGTACTTTGCGGGATCGTCGATGGCCTCCTGATTCATAGGGGTCAGGATCATCCCTGGGGCAATGTTGTTGACCGTAATCAGGTCTGCGGTCAGTTCCAGGGCCAGGGTACGGGTCAGGTTGCGTAAACCTCCTTTGGAAGCGTTGTATGCCGCACCCTCGGGTGCGGGGATGGTCTCGTGCACAGACGAGATGTTGATGATCTTGCCCGTGCCTCCAGCAGCGCGCCTTAACTGAATAAATTCGCGGCAGCACACGAAGGGTCCAGTCAGGTTGGACCGGATGGCGTCCTCCCATTCTTCGGGAGAGGTGTCCGCCACGGGCTTCTGAGGACCGCTGGTGGCCGCATTGTTGACCAGAACAAACGGGGTGCCCAGCGACTGGACAACCTGGGCGAACATGGCTGTCACCTGCTCCGGGTCTCGCTGGTCAAGTGCGATGACGGCGGCGAGCCGGCCCAAAGCCTCGACGTCCCGAGCGGTCTGGTCTGCCCCGTCGCGGTCATGGAGGTAGGTGACGGCGACATCTGCTCCCTCACGGGCGAATTCCGTCGCTATTCCACGGCCGATGCCGGAGTCGGCACCAGTGACGATGGCCACCACGCCATCAAGCCGACCGTGTCCACGCTGGTTCGGGGGCTCAGGAAGCGGGGTGACGTCCTGTTCAGCACTATTTTCAGGCATACGGCCTCCTGGCTTTCTTGTACCCCAACCGGCTGTGGCGTTCCTTGCGGAAAGCTCAAGATAGGAGCAGGCACGGCAGTCAGCGCATCTGGAACGAACCATGTGCGTCGCAGCCTCCGCTGCCCTTCTGGGAGCTGGCCCGGCCAGACGGGGTAGACCTGGGCCACTTTTTATTGCCCTCGATTCTCGCACGCGAAACCAAGAGGCCGGGACGTCCTGTCCCGGCCTCTTCAAATCTGCTGGAGTTCTGCGTTACTTGCCGCTACCGATGGTGATGCCGCCTCCGACTCCTACGCCGATGCTGACCCCGATTCCAGTACTGCCGCCTGTCGAGCCACCAGTGCTGCCCGCCGACGCCCCACCGGACACCTGACCGGATGCTCCGCTGCCGATGCCACCGGAGACATTTCCTGTGCCGCTGTTGGCGCCGCCGCCTGCTCCGCCACCGGAGACGCTTCCGGTACCGTTGTTCACGCTGCCGGAAACTGCCGGCGCATTGTTCAGGTTGGCGAGCACGCTGATCAGGGCTGCGCTCCGGCCCTGGTCGCTAACCCGTATGTTGGCCAGGGTGTTTACGCTGCTGCCCAGTTCGGCCGCAAGGTCATACGAAACTTTCTGGCCGTTGATGAGCGTCACCACGACGTCGGATGCCTGACGCAGGTCTCCCATCGCGCGGAGACTGCCGTCGGCCATGAAGGTGCCGACCGTCTCGCCACTGCTGTTGACCAGCACAACCGTTTTGCCTCGCAGGGCCTGCGCTCCCTGAAGGGCCGCAGTAGCCTGCGCTGCGGCACGTGCCTGCACATCAGCGCGGATGGCGCTTCCCAATGAAACCATGCTGTTGCCGCTACGAACAACGACCGTTTCGAGATTGGCCCGCGTAGTGGTGCCAATGTTTTTGGCCAGAGTAAACGTCTTGGTGGCGCCACCCTGGAAGGTCACATGCGCCCGGGTCGCGGTGTGCAGTGCTCCGCTGGCACTGACCTGACCAGCCTGATTGATGGTGCCCACGGTGCGGCCCTGTGCGTCAAGCAGTACGGCACTCTGCATTTCCGCACGGGCCGTCGCGGAGGCGTTGGTGGCTGTGCTCATGCCAGTGGCCTGGGCTGAACCCAGCAGAAGGGAGCCAATAACGAGGATGGACTTCATTGTGTTTTGCATGGTTTCTCCTATTCTGCCACGTCACTTATTGACGGACCAGCAGAATATAAAATGGCTGGATGATTACTTTATGATGATCCCTTAGACTATAAAAACGGACAGCAGAAGATAATGAACTGACTTAATATGCCGTCCAGTCATTCTGATTTATCGGACAGGCCCGTACACACTCATGCTGGAGAGCAAG comes from Deinococcus malanensis and encodes:
- a CDS encoding SDR family NAD(P)-dependent oxidoreductase, whose translation is MPENSAEQDVTPLPEPPNQRGHGRLDGVVAIVTGADSGIGRGIATEFAREGADVAVTYLHDRDGADQTARDVEALGRLAAVIALDQRDPEQVTAMFAQVVQSLGTPFVLVNNAATSGPQKPVADTSPEEWEDAIRSNLTGPFVCCREFIQLRRAAGGTGKIINISSVHETIPAPEGAAYNASKGGLRNLTRTLALELTADLITVNNIAPGMILTPMNQEAIDDPAKYQAQVQHIPLRRAGLPWEVGRLAVYLASSDADYVHGTTFTIDGGLEQMQGQGA